The nucleotide sequence GTTTAAGATTTTAATATGAATtaatacaaagcaaaatgagtgaatctacactctaaaatatgtctatacataTCCGTATGTAGTCAATGTTATAACTTTTTAAAAATTGTATATTCAGGAATAGAGAGAGTATTTCTCATGCATGAGTGTGCGTCATGGTGCTATTATCAAGGAAGTTCAGGCTCGATCAGAGGAGTTCGAAATCTGCAAGGTGAAATTTTGAAGCAGTAGAATAATCCGAGGCACGTAGTTGATATACCGAGGACCAAACAATCATACGAGACATGACACCGAGATTCACCATCATGACTACATCTCAGGGCTTGACTATAGGCACTCCTCCTCACCATACCGCTACAACATCGCACCTCGCCCTTCCGGGCGCCGACACACGCCGTCGGCTCCCCCCTACGTGTCTTGCTATTATTTTGGCACATGTATATAAGATGCCTAGAATACAAATGGCTTGTTAGGACATGATGACTCAATATTATATCTACATACCATACGACTCAGAGTTCAATTGTAATCCATCTTTATACACAACATGCGACACAAGTCTAACAACTTTCGCATCAACATGACATTGTAACAGTTCTTATGGACCTCGTTGATCAATGAAGCAACGTCGCTCCCtaatagataaaaaagacaagttAACATAGAGGTCTCGCGTCGCGCTACGCATGGAAAATGGAGCACCCGGACATGAACGACTTGCAAGTGCCAAGCAGGCCTGCTCAGCTACGTGCCAAGTTCTTTGAGCAAGTGTACTGCTATTACCATCGTCCAAATTTACGTGTCTTAAAATTTATCTaatactaaaatatgtctagatattaTCCGTATCTAGGCAAATCTAAAACAAATAATTCAGGACGGATGGAGTATTATACAGGCAAAGCCACTATGGTgatcttttattttttttgctaaAAAAAAAGAAGGCAAAGCCACTCTGGGCAGTGAAGCCAGTAGGCCCAGTTTAACTGTGTGGTTGGGCCACTGTTTGCCCCCGCCCCCCTGCAAAGCCACTGTACAAGCCCAACTAAGAGGCCTATTTATATCGACCCCCACCTCCTCCCTCAGCATCCACACCGATCTAGGGTTTCCTGCTAGGGTTTTGGTCCTTTGTTTTCGGCGGCGCAAGATGGGGGAGAGGGTCAAGGGAACCGTGAAGTGGTTCAACGTCACCAAGGGGTTCGGCTTCATCTCCCCGGACGACGGCGGCGAGGACCTTTTCGTCCACCAGTCCTCCATCAAGTCCGACGGCTACCGCAGCCTCAACGAGAACGACGCCGTTGAGTTCGAGATCATCACCGGCGACGACGGACGCACCAAGGCCAACGACGTCACCGCACCGGGAGGAGgggcgctctccggcggctcccgcCCTGTCGAAGGCGGTGGTGACCGCGGGGGCCGTGGCGGctacggaggcggcggcggtggctacggcggcggcggtggcggctacggaggcggtggtggcggctacggcggtggcggtggcggctacggtggcggtggctatggaggcggcggtggcggcggccgtggGTGCTACAAGTGTGGCGAGGAGGGCCACATNNNNNNNNNNNNNNNNNNNNNNNNNNNNNNNNNNNNNNNNNNNNNNNNNNNNNNNNNNNNNNNNNNNNNNNNNNNNNNNNNNNNNNNNNNNNNNNNNNNNNNNNNNNNNNNNNNNNNNNNNNNNNNNNNNNNNNNNNNNNNNNNNNNNNNNNNNNNNNNNNNNNNNNNNNNNNNNNNNNNNNNNNNNNNNNNNNNNNNNNNNNNNNNNNNNNNNNNNNNNNNNNNNNNNNNNNNNNNNNNNNNNNNNNNNNNNNNNNNNNNNNNNNNNNNNNNNNNNNNNNNNNNNNNNNNNNNNNNNNNNNNNNNNNNNNNNNNNNNNNNNNNNNNNNNNNNNNNNNNNNNNNNNNNggaggaggcggcggcggcggcggcggccgtgagtGCTACAAGTGCGGCGAGGAGGGCCACATCTCCAGGGACTGCccccagggcggcggcggcggcggtggctacggaggcggtggcggccgtggtggtggcggcggcggtggcggctgcttCTCCTGCGGCGAGTCTGGCCACTTCTCCCGCGAGTGCCCCAACAAGGCCCACTAGGCGGCGCAGCTCGTCAGATCTGAGTGCCCCGTTTCCTTTCGCTCCTTTACCTACCTCTTGATTCTGCAGCAAGTCATACCCTATACCTATCAGTACTAGTATTAGTCGCCGTAGCGTTTCCCCCTGCTGCTCGATGCGAGCTTGGTTTCAGAAGAATTGCTGGTGGTGTGTTCGTTAAGATCCAAGTTATTTTGTTGTCTCTCTGTGATGAGGACACAGATCTATCTATGTGTTGGATGGACTAAGTTATCGAAGTCAAGTTTGGTGTCTTAAGATTGATCTATGATCTTGCATGTCTATTGTTTATCTTGCATATCTGCCAGGCTTGAAAGTGTTGATTCTGATATTCTATTCTAGCTTAGTGGTGGATTATTTTGGAATCCTGTTCTCCCATTTCAATGTGATTCCATTGGCGTTTTGATAGTGGGTACGATTCGCAAGTTTGATGCTTTTCAACAGTTTCATGGTTCAAAATCTTTCTTAAATAAGGTCCATTCTTATATGTGCTTGTGCCACTGTAGACCTGCACTGCTTGTCTGACTGCTACTACTAGTTTCTTCTCGTGCCACTTGCTTGCAAAATGTAACCTAGCTTAATATTTTTGCATCCGTGTTAAGCAAGATTCGATGATTCCTTGCCATGATGGAAGGCAAATTCAATCAGTTCTGCTGTCAAATTCATTATAAGCTTAATCTGAATTCAGCAGTCTCTTAAGAAAGAAGGCACGTTAGCTTACTGATTAAGCCTAACGCTCCGTTGCAGCTTAGTGGAGAGAGTGTGCTTTGTCTTGGATGAACGGAATGGAATCATGTCGCTTTAGACTTACGTGTGCGAAGAATAACAGCCTAAATTTAGATCTCCTTAAACATATATGACTGAACCCACGAACTATGATTACGATGACTTATTATCTGCGGCTTTTTAGCATAAATTTAATAGCTGTGAGCTTACGATGACTTGTTATCTGCGGCTTTTTAGCATTTTTCATAGGAAATTCAATAGCCACTCCCAAATGAAACCATGATATGAATTATGAAGTACACATCTCAATATTCCAGATCTCCTGCGTCCTTTGCAGGCAATGAGCAGGGGGAGGGACCCTGCCCCTGCAGTCGTACTTGGTAGTCTTTTTAGTCCTAAATGGCAGTTTGTCGGGTAATCTCATCGGGGAGGAGACTCCGGCGAGCCCTGTTCGTGGCCGCCATAGCGTTTGCTGTCCTCGACTTCTTCGATGCTGGCAACAACTTGGTCTGCCCCGTATCTTACGAACCCAATAACCTCCCTGTATCCAGTTTGCTCCTGCTTTCTCTTCGTGTGTTGATCTCCATGGTGAGCTTACCGTCGGAACAAGGGGCGATAGTGTAGGGATGGAGGCAACCAAATCCGTCTTCTCCCAAGTTCCCTTTGTTTCCCTTTAGCTCCAACAAATTCCTTGTAGAATTTGGTCATATTTATTCCGTTTCTCTGGCGTTGTTGGTCTAGGTTTTCTCTCCAATCTACCTTCTGGTCTCTGCTGGTTGGTATGAATTGAAGACTGCCTCGAATTCTGTCCTTATGGCTTCTGTTCCTGCTTATGTTCCATACGTTTTTACGGTCAATTGGTTGCTAGGTCCAATCAATACTTGTTCATGCCCTCTCCAACCTCTGACTTGGGGCCCCGCATGGTGATTCTTGGCTGTGGTGGCCATTGTTTTAACCTGGTGGCGCTGTAGGAGCCACTCCGTGGTAGGTTTTAGGGCGCATTTCTCAAGGTTGGAGCTTGGTCGTTGAAGATTGTAGTAGGACAAGGTGGTGGTGTTTTTTCTtctttgaaacggaggcaaaagatttgcgtTATTCATTAATTAAACAGAAAAGAATTGCTTAGTTAATTACCGAAAAACTGGGCAAAAACCGTCACAATACACTGAGCGGCACACATAGTATACCCCACGCCTCCTTTCAGAGGGCCTCGTCGAGCTAGTACACATGCATCATCGTCATCACTTCTCCCAAAACAGCGTCATTGCCTTGCCAAAACGGCGTCACTGCCTTTCCTAATCCCTGAGCAAGCGATCCGACTTCACCGTAGACGAGCATCAACCCAACCCACACCATTGCTAAGTAAATAAGCaatttttcgactaatttaatcTATAAGTAGATGACTAGCAAGGCATTGAAAGAATTAACGACATATTGATCTAAACAAGCACGTACTACGCAAagagtagacaaatctacacatgatgctagtactgctaatacgaAAATAATCAGGAAAGGGATAAAcgcgttataccctccagtaggccatgcagaagccGCCGCGGTGGTGGCGACAACATCAGCGTTCccggcggccttcttgtcagcctcggtcttctcggcggcggcacgttcgacgttggtggacatggtgatgacggagACGACACAGACGTAGTGGATCggaggcgagcagtcgcgtagtcgcttcccaaaaacctattcgcttCTCTCCCGTACAGGAACCGGAGAGATGgtgtttcggagacctgctctcccgtcgaccgtgtacgcgacGAACAGGATGGAGTCACCGGTGGCAACaacagcaaaggaacgacggtgggtggttcgcgtggagcagatgtgatctgatcgtggcggctagggttaggagacaccacatatttatataggcgcagccgcgtggagagacgtgggctcgacccatgtccgagtccgtgacagcccatgatccgacgtctcagatcgtggcccagctgtcagaaactctccgttagtgactggcaaaaataagcgcgtaggtgtgagctcggctcggcttaTTCCCGCAACCCGCATCGCGTCGCGTCGCGACGAGGcgtggcgggcggaggaggaggagcgcgcgagggcctcttctcttctcaagctccaatagcatgtagaagagaaacccttataagaaggtccaactcctcttccactttcggggtgggactaaacttcccacctccacctagtgccaataaacccacatgggTCCTTAGAGATTTTTCTGAAATTGTTGGATGGGCCTAAAGCCCACCccatatttcaacaatcccccatcagatctcgagggcccattgtgtcctttgtcccaatagCTGTTTCgatatactagtgtttcagtgaagacctgttaaggttgagcttcacctagagcaagtagctagactccttcacaactgaacaatggactatgccttgaattgtcagtttggcgtaaagaagcttcgccacatgtcttactagtactaggctgtcGATGGCTGACCCcttgggtggagcatataagtTACACTCCTGGCCTGTTTatgagtttactagagatcaccccaatctcatagactgtgaccagcagtcgggctcacataggtgtgttccttcaaagatcgctctgtaggatatcatcctgcttacataagctttggaacacattaagacagtagtcatcctaccatacaatatcgagagtattgcatctccaacggagtgggttagtgtagttactctcctcagttcaccactgacttgttttcccaggtcctacttcacggcatcttcgatcacataggttgggttaccaccatggcaactcatgtgggtctcatacccatctcccacgatacactatctatcacaacacgtgatagcccttttgtaaaggggtctgccagattcttagccatatggacatactccaacgctatcactccggagtttcttaatttttcgacagcttttaatctcattcttatgtgtttgttggacttcatgttgtcctttgaactcttcaccttggtgatgacagtctgattatcacagttcataaggatagccggaacgtgtttatcaaccaatggcaagtccatcagaAGATCTTgaagccatcctgcttcgacaccagatttgtctaatgctgttaattctgcttccattgtcgatctcattaagatcgtttgcttgcaagacttccaggaaacagcaccacctccaagagtaaacatatacccagctGTGGCCTTTATCTCATTAGCATCAAAGATCCAATTCACATCACTATACcattcaagtaccgacgggtatccggtatagtgaaatccgtagttcatagtacctttcagataatGCATTACCCTCTCAATAGCATGCTAATGTACATCACCCGAATTGGAAACAAACCGTCTCAGTTTGCttacagcaaacgcgatgtcaggcctcgttgcgctcgctaggtacatgagtgaaccaatgatttgagagtatctcagttGATCCTTAGGTGTgccttctgtcgtggaattgtcatgtcagatgtcctagtgaaaggacttagtcgtggagccatcgcaactaggaatcttaaaggggttaatcgggacaaagtgttggggaacgttgcagaaaataaaatttttcctacagtttcaccaagatccatctatgagttcatctaagcaacgagtgaaagggtagatgcatctacataccactttgtagatcgcgagcggaagcgttcagaagaacggggttgaggtagtcgttctcgtcgtgatcctatcaccggagatcctagtgccgaatggacggcacctccgcgttcaacacacgtacggtcagcgtgacgtatcctccgtcttgatccagcaagggggaaggagaggttgatgacgatccagcagcacgacgacgtggtggtggatgcagcagaactccggcagggcttcgccaagctgctgcgggaggaggacgaggtgtagcagggggagggaggcgccaagacttctggtgcggctgccctccccctgccctcctttatataggcccccaggggggggggggcgccggccctaggagatcaatctcccaagggggggcgacggccaaggggggtggagtgcccccctaggcaagtggtgcgcccccccacctagggtttccaaccctaggtgtaggggggggggccaagggggggcgcaccagcccactaggggctggttcccctcccacttcagcccacggggccctccgggataggtggccccacccggtggacccccgggacccttccggtggtcccggtataataccgggtgaccccgaaactttcctgatggccgaaacagcacttcctatatagttttctttacctccggaccattccggaactcctcgtgacgtccgggatctcatccgggactccgaacaacattcagtttgctgcatactcatattcatacaaccctggcgtcaccgaaccttaagtgtgtagaccctacgggttcgggagacatgcagacatgaccgagacggctctccggtcaataaccaacagcgggatctggatacccatgttggctcccacatactcctcgatgatctcatcggatgaaccacgatgtcgagggttcaagcaaccccgtatactattccctttgtcagacggtatgttacttgcccgagactcgatcgttggtatcccaatacctcgttcagtctcgttaccggcaagtcactttactcgtaccgtaatgcgtgatcccgtgaccagacacttggtcactttgagctcattatgatgatgcactatcgagtgggcccagtgatacctctccgttatacggagtgacaaatcccagtctcgatccgtgtcaacccaacagaaactttcggagatacctgtagtgcacctttatagtcacccagttatgttgtgacatttggtacacccaaagcactcctacggtatccgagagttacacgatctcatggtctaaggaagagatacttgacattggaaaagctctagcaaaacgaactacacgatcttgtgctatgcttaggaatgggtcttgtccatgacatcattctcctaatgatgtgatcccgttgtcaacgacatctaatgtccatagtcaggaaaccatgactatctgttgaccaacgagctagtcaactagaggcttactagggacgtatttggtctaagtattcacacgtgtattacgatttccggataatacaattatagcatgaataaaagacaattatcatgaacaaggaaatataataataatccttttattattgcctctagggcatatttccaacagtctccgacttgcactagagtcagtaatctagttacattgtgatgaatcgaacacccatagagttctggtgttgatcatgttttgctcgcgaaagaggtttagtcaatggatctgcgacattcagatccgtatgtactttgcaaatatctatgtctccatcttgaacattttcacggatggagttgaaacgacgcttgatgtgcctagtcttcttgtgaaacctgggctccttggcaagggcaatagctccagtgttgtcacagaagagtttgatcggccccgacgcattgtgtatgaatcctaggtcggtgatgaactccttcacccaaattgcttcatgcgctgcctccgaggctgccatgtactccgcttcacatgtagatcccgccacgacgctctgcttgtagCTGCACTAGCTTaccgctccaccattcaacatatacacgtatccggtttgtgacttagagtcatccagatctgtgtcgaagctagcgtcgacgtaaccctttacgacgagctcttcgtcacctccataaacgagaaacatgtcctttatccttttcaggtacttcaggatattcttgaccgctgtccagtgttccttgccgggattactttggtaccttcctaccaaacttacggcaaggtttacatcaggtctggtacacatcatggcatacataatagatcctatggctgaggcataggggatgatgctcatctcttctttatcttttgccgtggtcgggcattgagccgagctcaatctcacaccttgcagtacaggcaagaacccttttttggactgatccattttgaacttcttcaaaatcttatcaaggtatgtgctttgtgaaagacctatgaggcgtctcgatctatccctatagatcttgatgcctaatatgtaagcagcttctccaaggtccttcattgaaaaacacttattcaagtaggccttaatgctgtccaagaattctatatcatttcccatcaaaagtatgcatctacatataatatgagaaatgctacagagctcccactcactttcttgtaaacgcaggcttctccataagtctgcataaacccaaacgctttgatcatctcatcaaagcgaatgttccaactccgagatgcttgcaccagcccataaatggatcgctggagcttgcacactttgttagcattcttaggatcgacaaaaccctccggctgcatcatatacaattcttccttaagatgtccgttaaggaatgccgttttgacgtccatctgccatatctcataatcatagtatgcggcaattgctaacatgattcggacggacttaaactttgctacgggagagaaagtctgatcgtagtcaatcccttgaacttgccgataacccttagcgacaagttgagctttatagatggtgacattaccatccgcgtccgtcttcttcttaaagatccatttgttttctatcgctcgccgatcatcgggcaagtcagtcaaagtccatactttgttttcatacatggattctatctcggatttcatggcttctagccatttgttggaatctgggcccgccatcgcttcttcatagttcgaaggttcaccgttgtctaacaacatgatttccaggacagggttgccataccactctggtgtggaacatgtccttgtggacctacaaagttcagtagcaacttgatcagaagtaccttgatcatcatcattaatttcctctctagttggtgtaggcaccaaacgttttcctgagctgcactactttccggttcaagaggtagtacttcatcgagttctactttcctcccacttactcctttcgagagaaactctttttccagaaaggatccgttcttggcaacaaagatcttgccctcggatcttaagtataaggtatacccaatggttttcttagggtatcctatgaagacacatttttccgacttgggttcgagcttttcaggttgaagtttcttgacataagcatcgcatccccaaaattttagaaacgacagcttaggtttcttcccaaaccataattcatacggtgtcgtctcaacggatttagacggtgccctatttaaagtgaatgtagctgtctctagagcgtatccccaaaatgatagcggtaaatcggtaagagacatcatagattgcaccatatccaatagagtgcgattacgacgttcgtacacaccgttacgctgaggtgttcctggcggcgtgagttgtgaaatgattccacattttcttaagtgtgtaccaaattcgtgacttaaatattctcctccacgatccgatcgtaagaattttatctttcggtcatgttgattctctacttcattctgaaattccttgaacttttcaaaggtctcaaacttgtgtttcatc is from Triticum aestivum cultivar Chinese Spring chromosome 1B, IWGSC CS RefSeq v2.1, whole genome shotgun sequence and encodes:
- the LOC123133629 gene encoding glycine-rich protein 2 (The sequence of the model RefSeq protein was modified relative to this genomic sequence to represent the inferred CDS: added 52 bases not found in genome assembly) translates to MGERVKGTVKWFNVTKGFGFISPDDGGEDLFVHQSSIKSDGYRSLNENDAVEFEIITGDDGRTKANDVTAPGGGALSGGSRPVEGGGDRGGRGGYGGGGGGYGGGGGGYGGGGGGYGGGGGGYGGGGYGGGGGGGRGCYKCGEEGHISRDCPQGGGGGYGGGGYGGGGGGGGGRECYKCGEEGHISRDCPQGGGGGGGYGGGGGRGGGGGGGGCFSCGESGHFSRECPNKAH